Genomic window (Drosophila willistoni isolate 14030-0811.24 chromosome 2L unlocalized genomic scaffold, UCI_dwil_1.1 Seg196, whole genome shotgun sequence):
TTCAACAAATGGTGTACATAAGGTAAGAGAGTCTAATATTGTTGATAAAAAGTTCTCAAATTAAAAGGAATTAAAACTTAAGAAGTTATAATTATGATCTCGTATTAATTTAACTTTTGTAGCTCTTAATGAAAAAAATGCCTTTGACTGGAATATTTCTTTTGGAAATATCAGCCtagaaaactaaactaaatttgGCTAAAGTCCCCTTCATaactaaaaaataattaattcgTTTCAGGTTTAGATAtgatgtttaattttattatatattttagtaATTGTTTTCATACACGTATATAAGGATTCattcaatttcattcaatAGTGGACAATATTTAACCGCGATGACGACGAATCTTTTTAACCTTCTTATGTTTCTTatcctttttgctttttttggatttcttcgattttttgtttcctttcaAATGACGTCTTTTGAAATGTGTCacatgcttcttcttcttggaCGACGATGAAGAATCTGAACTAGATTCAGTTGTGGTTGTATCATCCGAAGAttcggtggtggtggtggttgtcgtggtggttgttgttgtggtggtAGTCGTCGTGTTATCAGAGCTCGATGCCGTCGATGTCGTCGAGTTCGAAGAGGTAGCCATGGCAGTGTTGCTGTTATCCTGCCATGTGAGCAGGACAAGGCCCACGATGGCAAAGGCGACAATAGAAGTGAAGCGCATATTGGGGAATCAATTGGATTCTGTGTCTTTGTGGTACAAAAGATCAAGCTTTTATACCCGAAAAGTTGTGGCCTCTTGCctttgtatatttatgtacatttcGCAAGTGTTTTGTGTCTCAATGATCTGGATTTGTTTGCCAAGCCCATGCTCTTAGTTGGCAATGGAAAGTTTTTCATCTCGCTATTGTGACGTTAAGCCgcaaaatttgcaaaaaaaccATTTGCTGTTTtgtacccttgcagagggtatggCAAAAGTAATGTGTATATCTATCTGTCCAACTGTCTTTACTTTGTGTATCGTCTATTACGTTTTAAGCTATTTATAAGAAACTTCTTATTTAACCCTTTCAATGAGTGGCATTGTATttaatacataaaaaatagtTATTCAATATCGTCCTTTTTTAAggacaaaaatttgtttttattagctTTCAATAGGAATTTTGTCAAAAAATGCAGAAGTAACAATACGTTTATCAGTCTGCatgttaaaataataatggaaTCCTGGGACATTTGagaattttgaaattaattatcCTAGAACTTCTAAAAATCACCATGTTTCGTTAGAGCTATTGACAGATGCTgttcaaaaagaaaatgattcAGTTATCTTACTGATTAATGTCCTACACTGAACTTTTGCTTTAGGCCAATTTGAGTTGACTTTTGTCACATTGAGAGTGGTACTCTTAGTTGAggtaaatataaaacaaattcaattgcaGAAAGTTCTATACGTTACTATATTTGAAGCAAGTTATTATCTTAAGGCTTACAACAGTTTCTTAACAATGAAATTAGAAATacagcctaaaagtatgcaagaCATGTAATATTAGAATTTCAAGCGGATCGTGgtgaaaaattttaagaaaccGTCCTTTAGTTTTACTAATAAGCCATTTTACACTCGTCTTCAGcattgaaaaattaataaactggattaaattttaaacggattttttttttgtgttgtctCAGCGTATTCGCCATTAAATTCGATTTATTATGGGTATATAATTAGGGTCTAGATTTATGGATCTTTTTTCACCTCACAAACAACATGGTatgaattaatttattttatttttagttctGTCATAGTTAAATCAGTTGGAGGCAACATAATACGATTTAAATATAACTACAAAATCAACGCTATTATTGTTGGTATAAAAGCTTCATAATGTATGGGCTTAAATCTCATTGTATACGTGATCTGAATgtaaatctaattaaaatttgaaacatcCCAAGACTATCTTttgaaaccaaaaataaacttttataaGGTACATTAGAATAAAagcattttaattataatattagCCTGGCAACCTGAAGGTAAATTTGTCCTTTTTTTCATGAATCAAATTAGGTTTTTCTTTATCGAAAGTGTaagtcttttatttttttaaaggaTTTTTTCATAGTGTCTATTCTCATTCAATACTATTATTTGGTTAATTGATTAACCGCGACGACGTTTTTCGGCTTTCCTTTCGGCTTTACGCTCAGCCCGACGTTCGGCACGTCTTTCGCGGCGCCTCTGGCGCCTCCTCCTGGCcaaacgacgacgacgacgtctcTCACGCTTCTTCTTGGAGGACGATGAGGATGAAGATGAAGAGCTGGATTCAGTTGTGTCGTCATCTGAAGATTCGGTGGTAGTTGtcgtggttgttgttgttgttgttgtggtggtggttgtCGTATTATCGGAACTTGAAGTGGAATTGCTGCTAGATGTAGTCGTCGAGTTGGTGGTAGTGGCCAAGGCAGTATTGCTATTATCCTGCCAAGTGAGCAGGACAAGGCCCACAATGGCAAATGCCACAAGAGAAGTGAAACGCATTTTGCAAAGACAAACGGATTCTGTGTCTGTTTGAAACAAAAGAACGAGCTTTTATATCCAAAAGATTTGGCCCATTGTCTGTATTTACATTGAACAAGTGTTTCAGTCTCAAAGATCTGGATTTATTTGCCGAGCCGTTCTCTCACTTGGCTATGGAAAATTTTTCGACTCGCTATTGTGACGTCAGGCAGTCAAATTCGCAAACACTGTTTCGTTTCTT
Coding sequences:
- the LOC124459987 gene encoding bypass of stop codon protein 1-like codes for the protein MRFTSIVAFAIVGLVLLTWQDNSNTAMATSSNSTTSTASSSDNTTTTTTTTTTTTTTTTTESSDDTTTTESSSDSSSSSKKKKHVTHFKRRHLKGNKKSKKSKKSKKDKKHKKVKKIRRHRG
- the LOC6639712 gene encoding cell wall integrity and stress response component 2, which produces MRFTSLVAFAIVGLVLLTWQDNSNTALATTTNSTTTSSSNSTSSSDNTTTTTTTTTTTTTTTTTESSDDDTTESSSSSSSSSSSKKKRERRRRRRLARRRRQRRRERRAERRAERKAERKAEKRRRG